A part of Emys orbicularis isolate rEmyOrb1 chromosome 13, rEmyOrb1.hap1, whole genome shotgun sequence genomic DNA contains:
- the LOC135887628 gene encoding zinc finger protein RFP-like gives MAADSPVLSLQDELSCSICLEYFKEPVSIHCGHNYCRACISQCWGDTDTNFSCPQCRETAQQKLFRPNRELGKVVEIARQLSFQVTVTAGGEQGCETHREALKLFCDTDHQLICVICRESQVHRAHTVFPVEEAAQQYKKQIQTRLQTLKEEREKLLRLKVSAEGRSREYLEKTDAQRQKVVSEFERLRQFLEEQERLLLARLAELEKGMTKMRDENVTKLCEEISRLSELIREMEEKCCQPASEFLQDVRSTLSRYPALRTGERMGECDSGSRHGSSRTRPV, from the exons ATGGCCGCAGACAGCCCTGTACTAAGTCTCCAGGATGAACTCTCTTGTTCCATCTGCCTGGAGTATTTCAAAGAGCCGGTGTCTATCCACTGTGGGCACAACTACTGCCGAGCCTGCATCAGTCAGTGCTGGGGGGACACAGATACAAACTTCTCCTGCCCGCAGTGCAGAGAAACGGCCCAGCAGAAGCTTTTCAGGCCCAacagggagctggggaaagttgtgGAAATAGCCAGGCAGCTGAGTTTCCAGGTCACAGTAACCGCAGGAGGGGAGCAAGGGTGTGAGACACACCGGGAGGCCCTGAAACTCTTCTGTGACACGGATCACCAACTGATTTGTGTGATCTGCAGAGAGTCGCAAGTTCACAGAGCTCACACTGTTTTCCCAGTAGAGGAGGCCGCCCAGCAGTACAAG AAACAAATCCAGACCCGGCTGCAGActctgaaggaagagagagaaaagctccTGCGGTTGAAAGTGTCAGCAGAAGGGAGAAGCCGGGAGTATCTG GAGAAGACAGACGCCCAGAGGCAGAAGGTTGTGTCTGAATTTGAGCGGCTGCGCCAGTTCCTGGAGGAACAAGAGCGACTCCTGCTGGCCCGGCTGGCAGAGCTAGAGAAGGGGATGACAAAGATGCGGGATGAAAATGTCACCAAGCTTTGCGAGGAGATTTCCCGTCTCAGCGAGCTGATCCGTGAGATGGAGGAGAAGTGCTGTCAGCCAGCAAGtgaattcctgcag GATGTCAGAAGCACCCTGAGCAG aTACCCTGCCCTCCGAACTGGAGAGAGAATGGG tgaatgtgactctggatccagacacggctcatcccGAACTCGTCCTGTCTGA